The Thermotoga sp. Ku-13t DNA segment GTTCGAAGTCATAAAAAAGATACGGCAAGAGGGTGTCACGGTTCTGTTGATCGAACAGAACGCACTGGGCGCACTGAGGATCGCAGATTATGGATACGTGCTCGAAACGGGCCGCATAGTTCTCGAAGATGAAGCTGCAAAACTTTTGAACAACGAAGGAGTCAAGAAAGCGTATCTGGGCATCGCATGAGGAGGCGATCTCATGTCTCACAGAAAGAGTATAGCTATGAGGATGTTTCTCCTTCTGCTACCGACCATCGCTGCTCTTCTCATTGTTGGAAACGTGCTCTCCTACTTCAGAATCAAAACGACCGTGAACCAGCTGAGCGGCTCGAGCTTGGAGGACTTAGCCCGTTCTTACGCGCTCATACTGTCTTCGAAAGTGGAATCGTACAGGAACGTGGCAATCTCCCTCGCCAGCACGCCGATGCTGCGTCCCGCACTGAAGCTCGCTTTGCAGATGGCGGGCAAAGTTATCGAGAACGTTCTCAGTACCGAGAAGGAAAAACTGCCGAGCGAAGTGCTCAAATGTTTTGTGGTGTTCCCAGATGGAAGTTTCTTCACCGAGGCAATGGAGGATGAAGAAATACTTGTCTCGCGAGAACTGGTTGAGTGTGTGGTTGACCAGACGAAGATCATGGTGAAGAAGATAGACATTCTGCATTCTGAACCTGTCATGCTGGTGTCCGCACCGATAGTGGAAGGCGGAGAAGTTCTCGCAGCCGCGGGTGTGGCCATCGAACTCTCATGGCTGGACAGAGCGCTCGCGGATTTAGCTTCGAAGAACCTCAACATCGTGTTGACTGACTCGCAAGGTTTAATCCTCTCGCACAGCAGTCAACTCGAATTGAGATTCACGGCATTGTCGAAACTTGGCTTGCAGGCTTCAAAGAAGTTGAGCAAGCAGAGGTCCGTCTCTGAAGATGTGTACCTGTTGAGCGCGGATGTATCGAACACAGACTGGCAGTTGCATCTCGTTGCACCCGCCACGCTGATAGATGCGCCCGCGAACTCGCTCAGATTGTTCGTACTCGTCACAGTTTCGCTGGTCCTCGCAGTCTCTTCGTTGATCATGTGGTTGATTTCCAGTCGTCTCAGTTCCAGGTTGAAACAGTTGCTGCCGGTGTTTGAGTCTCTGAAACGCGGCGATCTGACGAGGCATAGTCCCCACCTTGGGGAGGACGAAATTGGAAAACTGTCAGAGCATCTAAACGATGTGATCAGAAGTTTGAAAGAACTGGTGAATGTTTCAAAGGACTCGGCCGGACTGGTTTCTCAGACGGCGGAGCAGGTTCGCGACTTCAGCGCCCATGAGAAGGATCAGATTCAGCACCTACAAAGAATATTCAACGCCGTGGGGGCGAACATAAAGAACGTGGCGGCCACCTTCGAAGAAGTGAACGCATCGATGGAGGAACTCGGTGCTTCCGTGAAAGACCTGGCTGAGAAGGCAAGTCAGTTGCTGGAGGATGCGACGCGTATGAAACAGAGCATATCAGATGGCAACGAACTGATAGTCGATGTTTCGAGGCAGGTTCAGAGCGCTTTCGAACTGTCCTCGCGGGCGCAGGCTGACATAGACGAGCTGAAAACGATTTCTGAAAGAATAGGAAAGATAACGGAAGTCATAAGCAACATTTCTGAGCAAACGAACTTGCTGGCGTTGAACGCGGCCATCGAAGCTGCCAGAGCTGGTGAAGCGGGAAGGGGTTTTGCTGTCGTGGCCGAGGAGATCAGAAAACTCGCAAGTCAGACGAAAAACTCCGTACAGCAGATCGATGAACTGCTGACGAACACAAACAGAACTGTTCTCGCCGTGGTTCAGTCGGTTTCGTCGCTGCGTCAAGCCGTGTTGCATGTTCACAACAGGCAGAAAGAGCTTTCGGGTCTTCTGGAGCAAGTCTGGCAGAGACTGCAGAGGACCGTTGAGACCTTCCAGTTTGTGGCCGAAACGATCCGCCAGCATGGGGTTTCCGCCGAGGAGGTTTCGCGCGCTTCGAACAGCGCGTTCGAAGCCGTTGCAAGAATAAGTGAGGAGGCATCAAGGACGCAGGAGCTGGTGGACGAACGTCAAAAAGCTGTGCAACAGTTGGAGAGGGTGGTCGAAGAGCTGATAAAATCTATTTTGCAACTGAAGCAGAAACTTGATTCTTTCGTGACGGGGTGATAGGTATGAAGAAGATCAAGATCGTTCTGGACAGCACTTCCGATGTGCCCAGAGATTGGATCGAGAAGTTCGATCTTGCGGTGATCCCTCTACACGTGACG contains these protein-coding regions:
- a CDS encoding methyl-accepting chemotaxis protein; the encoded protein is MSHRKSIAMRMFLLLLPTIAALLIVGNVLSYFRIKTTVNQLSGSSLEDLARSYALILSSKVESYRNVAISLASTPMLRPALKLALQMAGKVIENVLSTEKEKLPSEVLKCFVVFPDGSFFTEAMEDEEILVSRELVECVVDQTKIMVKKIDILHSEPVMLVSAPIVEGGEVLAAAGVAIELSWLDRALADLASKNLNIVLTDSQGLILSHSSQLELRFTALSKLGLQASKKLSKQRSVSEDVYLLSADVSNTDWQLHLVAPATLIDAPANSLRLFVLVTVSLVLAVSSLIMWLISSRLSSRLKQLLPVFESLKRGDLTRHSPHLGEDEIGKLSEHLNDVIRSLKELVNVSKDSAGLVSQTAEQVRDFSAHEKDQIQHLQRIFNAVGANIKNVAATFEEVNASMEELGASVKDLAEKASQLLEDATRMKQSISDGNELIVDVSRQVQSAFELSSRAQADIDELKTISERIGKITEVISNISEQTNLLALNAAIEAARAGEAGRGFAVVAEEIRKLASQTKNSVQQIDELLTNTNRTVLAVVQSVSSLRQAVLHVHNRQKELSGLLEQVWQRLQRTVETFQFVAETIRQHGVSAEEVSRASNSAFEAVARISEEASRTQELVDERQKAVQQLERVVEELIKSILQLKQKLDSFVTG